One segment of Trypanosoma brucei brucei TREU927 chromosome 8, complete sequence DNA contains the following:
- a CDS encoding nucleolar RNA-binding protein, truncated (This gene is within a region that contains some repeats that are probably misassembled and where Ns were inserted at two locations where misassembly is suspected. See PMID:8663171 for experimental characterization.) — protein sequence MLSPLSPIHFVFSISKGVLHLTFVKGFYGVEVSAGQKVKPKIPEDHVLRLTQIAVPANASGAITLVISFQGKEFTIATLDPKRSLFQMGIDLVLTAEQGTTLSATGSGSVHLTXXXXXXXXXXXXXXXXXXXXLALFVI from the coding sequence ATGCTTTCACCGTTGTCTCCGAttcattttgtattttccatTAGTAAAGGCGTATTGCATTTAACATTTGTGAAGGGTTTCTACGGTGTTGAAGTGAGTGCCGGGCAGAAGGTCAAACCGAAGATACCCGAAGACCACGTACTTCGTCTCACACAAATTGCTGTGCCTGCGAATGCAAGTGGTGCTATTACTCTTGTGATATCCTTTCAGGGGAAGGAATTTACCATTGCCACGCTTGACCCCAAGCGGAGCCTATTTCAAATGGGCATCGACCTCGTGTTAACCGCAGAGCAGGGAACCACTCTTTCCGCCACGGGTTCTGGCTCAGTGCATTTGACTNNNNNNNNNNNNNNNNNNNNNNNNNNNNNNNNNNNNNNNNNNNNNNNNNNNNNNNNNNNNCTGGCGCTCTTTGTAATATGA
- a CDS encoding nucleolar RNA-binding protein, putative (This gene is within a region that contains some repeats that are probably misassembled and where Ns were inserted at two locations where misassembly is suspected. See PMID:8663171 for experimental characterization.), with amino-acid sequence MEGFYGVEVSVGEKVIPEIPEGNVLRLTQIAVPANTSDAVSLVVSLQGKEFTIASLDPVRNVSQMGIDLVIKAEQNIILSATGNGSVHVTGYIQPIENVTDGESSCGGEICSGVPFEKMAPPPFRGVAPACKTSVQSSNNTSESDYDVEGIVSVDDGVEKIGKRGDKGEERPSKIRHEGGVEFHNEQHVDEHRYRRGGYFRYNGEGGYGGVHQGFFRQRGRQRINSTSSQGGFGAIYNEPIHEADQLGMNRGYGRGGYSSRGRGYMGGGYRGQANGEMRRGYTNEERYLYSGGEWQGMSSNLLGRGFAAINRGFHPYSSRNNYPFPPNHHLNDASRTLPPYSGRGGTNAVWNRGGFRGGNSGRGRY; translated from the coding sequence ATGGAGGGTTTCTACGGTGTTGAAGTGAGCGTCGGGGAGAAAGTTATTCCAGAGATACCGGAGGGTAACGTACTTCGTCTCACACAAATTGCTGTGCCTGCGAATACAAGTGATGCCGTCTCTCTTGTCGTTTCCCTTCAGGGTAAAGAATTTACTATCGCTTCTCTTGATCCTGTGAGGAATGTATCGCAAATGGGGATTGACCTTGTGATTAAAGCAGAGCAGAATATTATTCTTTCCGCCACTGGCAACGGCTCAGTGCATGTGACTGGATATATACAACCTATTGAGAATGTTACGGATGGTGAGTCAAGTTGCGGTGGTGAGATTTGCAGTGGTGTCCCATTCGAGAAAATGGCGCCGCCGCCTTTTCGTGGCGTAGCGCCCGCTTGTAAAACATCAGTGCAAAGTTCAAACAATACCAGCGAAAGTGACTATGATGTTGAAGGTATTGTGAGCGTTGATGATGGTGTGGAAAAAATTGGGAAGAGAGGCGATAAGGGCGAAGAGCGACCTTCAAAAATTAGGCATGAGGGAGGAGTCGAGTTTCACAACGAACAACACGTGGATGAGCATAGATATCGTCGGGGAGGTTACTTTCGTTACAACGGTGAAGGAGGGTACGGCGGTGTTCATCAGGGTTTTTTCAGGCAACGTGGACGTCAGAGAATAAATAGCACTTCTTCCCAAGGTGGTTTCGGTGCCATTTATAATGAACCAATCCATGAAGCGGATCAGTTGGGAATGAACAGAGGGTACGGGAGAGGTGGGTATTCAAGTAGGGGAAGAGGTTACATGGGTGGCGGGTATAGAGGGCAAGCAAATGGTGAAATGAGAAGGGGATATACCAATGAAGAAAGGTACTTGTATAGCGGGGGTGAGTGGCAAGGAATGTCAAGCAATTTGTTAGGAAGGGGGTTTGCTGCAATAAATAGGGGTTTTCATCCCTATTCCAGCCGAAACAACTATCCTTTCCCACCAAATCACCACCTAAACGATGCATCTCGCACTCTGCCCCCTTACAGCGGAAGAGGCGGAACAAATGCGGTCTGGAATAGAGGTGGATTCCGCGGCGGGAACTCTGGGAGGGGTCGTTACTAA
- a CDS encoding nucleolar RNA-binding protein (This gene is within a region that contains some repeats that are probably misassembled and where Ns were inserted at two locations where misassembly is suspected. See PMID:8663171 for experimental characterization. similar to GB:AAC47134.1: Nopp44/46 {Trypanosoma brucei} (PMID:8663171)) yields MEGFYGVEVSAGQKVKPKIPEDHVLRLTQIAVPANASGAITLVISFQGKEFTIATLDPKRSLFQMGIDLVLTAEQGTTLSATGSGSVHLTGYVQPVDDGSDFDEEDDLDEVDAEDMESYGVPPKRGGKSAKFPVSEENSDEANGDGVDGDDESDDEEGIEKDNEGIDAGDEDDNDDDDEAYDEDDSDDDDDDDDDEEDDNDNDNDDDDDDDDDDDDDDDDDDEPASKVQRTEQQGFRGGNRGGFRGGDRNGNGGNRGGFRGGDRGGNRGNFRGGDRSGNGGNRGNFRGGDRGGNRGNFRGGDRGGNRGNFRGGNRGNFRGGNSGRGRY; encoded by the coding sequence ATGGAGGGTTTCTACGGTGTTGAAGTGAGTGCCGGGCAGAAGGTCAAACCGAAGATACCCGAAGACCACGTACTTCGTCTCACACAAATTGCTGTGCCTGCGAATGCAAGTGGTGCTATTACTCTTGTGATATCCTTTCAGGGGAAGGAATTTACCATTGCCACGCTTGACCCCAAGCGGAGCCTATTTCAAATGGGCATCGACCTCGTGTTAACCGCAGAGCAGGGAACCACTCTTTCCGCCACGGGTTCTGGCTCAGTGCATTTGACTGGATACGTTCAACCTGTTGATGATGGAAGTGATTTTGATGAGGAAGATGATCTCGATGAGGTGGATGCTGAAGATATGGAATCCTACGGAGTTCCCCcgaaaagaggagggaaatctGCCAAGTTTCCTGTAAGCGAAGAGAATTCCGATGAAGCAAATGGTGACGGCGTCGATGGAGACGACGAATCCGATGACGAGGAAGGTATTGAAAAGGACAATGAAGGAATTGACGCGGGTGACGAAGACgacaatgatgatgatgatgaagccTACGATGAAGACGACAgtgacgatgacgatgacgatgacgatgatgaagaagatgataatgataatgataatgacgatgacgatgacgatgatgatgatgatgatgatgatgacgatgatgatgatgagccaGCCAGTAAAGTGCAACGCACTGAGCAACAAGGGTTCCGTGGTGGTAATCGCGGGGGGTTCCGTGGTGGGGACCGAAACGGTAACGGTGGTAATCGCGGAGGGTTCCGTGGCGGAGACCGTGGAGGAAACCGTGGAAACTTCCGCGGCGGAGACCGAAGTGGTAACGGAGGAAACCGTGGAAACTTCCGTGGCGGAGATCGTGGAGGAAACCGTGGCAACTTCCGTGGCGGGGATCGTGGAGGAAACCGTGGTAACTTCCGTGGCGGGAATCGCGGCAACTTCCGTGGCGGGAACTCTGGGAGGGGTCGTTACTAA